In bacterium, one genomic interval encodes:
- a CDS encoding DUF3467 domain-containing protein encodes MEQPTQQIHIQAEREGLKGVYTNAVMVTAQERDVVIDFLSQVKIQEQTSTTLVSRVFLNHHVAADLAKLLINVRKQWEEKKYGSKE; translated from the coding sequence ATGGAGCAGCCCACCCAGCAGATTCACATCCAGGCGGAGCGTGAGGGCCTCAAGGGTGTCTACACGAACGCCGTCATGGTCACCGCACAGGAGCGGGATGTCGTCATCGACTTCCTCTCCCAGGTGAAGATTCAGGAACAGACCAGCACGACGCTCGTCAGCCGCGTCTTCCTCAATCACCACGTCGCCGCAGACCTCGCAAAACTCCTCATCAACGTGCGGAAGCAATGGGAGGAGAAGAAGTACGGATCCAAGGAATGA
- a CDS encoding adenosylcobalamin-dependent ribonucleoside-diphosphate reductase, whose protein sequence is MATVLTGLSEKVFNDRYALRDRAGHQIEQSPDQMWDRVAKAIASVEVTSQKREYWTGEFRKVLEDFQFVPGGRILSGAGTGVPVTFYNCFVIPSPEDSRGGILDNVKLMVEIMSRSGGVGVNLSSLRPRGSLVKGVSGTASGAVSFGGLYSYATGLIEQGGSRRGALMLMLNDDHPDIEEFITVKRTMGLVTNANLSVCISDRFMEAVKNDANWDLQWGGKVYRTIKAAALWELICESAWASGEPGTFFIERANKRSNSWYFEQLISTNPCGEQPLGAWNVCNLGSMNVAAFATSDGIHEKAEFEWERFRWAVRIAIRFLDDVIDATYYPYEENRTAQLGIRRTGLGFMGFGDLLIKLHIPYGSPEGIAMTQDLYRTLRDEAYRASVDIAAEKGAFPKFDREKYLQGWFIQRLPEDIKQGIAAHGIRNCFLLTQAPTGTTSLLSGVSSGIEPVYDFAFIRRDRIGEHTVYHPLYEAWAGAHPGQEHPPYFTSAKQLTPEEHVRMQAAAQEYNDSSISKTCNAPNDHTKEQVKDLYMLAYELGCKGVTYFRDGSRNEAVLSSAPPAKKEEPAAIEAPKPMAILEPRPRPEVMHGMTYKVPTAYGKLFITINSDDDGKPFEVFATIGKSGGFFAEETEGICRLASLALRSGIPAQTVIVQLKGIRGPMPSFGKNGMILSIPDAIAQILDEHIRAPQEKLSLQFDDAASASGASTAPKEHDDRNAFILETMTSTVTVGGQGSITPAATPSPAKRSLADHGWAPECPTCGSVLQFQEGCMSCLGCGYSKCT, encoded by the coding sequence TTCCGTAAGGTGCTTGAGGATTTCCAGTTCGTCCCGGGCGGACGGATCCTCTCCGGTGCTGGTACAGGCGTGCCGGTGACGTTCTACAACTGCTTCGTCATCCCGTCGCCCGAAGATAGTCGCGGTGGCATTCTCGATAATGTGAAGCTCATGGTGGAGATCATGAGCAGGTCCGGCGGTGTCGGTGTCAACCTCTCCTCGCTCCGACCGCGCGGATCACTCGTGAAGGGCGTTTCCGGCACAGCATCCGGAGCGGTGTCGTTCGGCGGCCTCTACAGCTACGCCACCGGTCTCATCGAGCAGGGCGGCTCGCGTCGCGGCGCGCTCATGCTCATGCTCAACGATGACCACCCGGACATCGAGGAGTTCATCACCGTGAAGCGCACGATGGGCCTCGTGACGAACGCGAACCTCTCCGTCTGCATCTCCGATCGCTTCATGGAAGCCGTGAAGAACGATGCGAACTGGGATCTCCAGTGGGGCGGCAAGGTCTACCGCACCATCAAGGCGGCGGCACTCTGGGAACTCATCTGCGAGTCCGCCTGGGCATCGGGCGAACCCGGGACGTTCTTCATCGAGCGCGCGAACAAGCGTTCCAACTCCTGGTACTTCGAGCAGCTCATCTCCACGAATCCCTGCGGCGAGCAGCCCCTCGGCGCGTGGAACGTCTGCAACCTCGGCTCCATGAACGTGGCCGCATTCGCGACATCCGACGGCATCCACGAGAAGGCGGAATTCGAGTGGGAGCGGTTCCGCTGGGCCGTCCGCATCGCCATTCGTTTCCTCGACGATGTCATTGATGCCACGTACTACCCATACGAGGAGAACCGCACCGCGCAGCTCGGCATCCGACGCACCGGACTGGGATTCATGGGCTTCGGCGATCTCCTCATCAAGCTCCACATCCCGTACGGATCGCCGGAGGGCATCGCGATGACCCAGGACCTCTACCGCACGCTTCGCGACGAAGCGTACCGTGCATCGGTGGATATCGCAGCGGAGAAAGGCGCATTCCCGAAGTTCGATCGCGAGAAGTACCTCCAGGGGTGGTTCATCCAGCGTCTGCCGGAGGACATCAAGCAGGGGATTGCCGCGCACGGCATTCGCAACTGCTTCCTCCTCACGCAGGCACCCACCGGCACCACATCCCTCCTCTCCGGTGTCTCCTCGGGCATCGAGCCGGTGTACGACTTCGCCTTCATCCGCCGCGACCGCATCGGCGAGCACACGGTGTACCATCCGCTCTACGAGGCATGGGCGGGTGCGCACCCGGGACAGGAGCACCCCCCGTACTTCACTTCCGCAAAGCAGCTCACGCCGGAGGAACATGTACGCATGCAGGCCGCGGCGCAGGAGTACAACGATTCCTCGATCTCCAAGACCTGCAACGCCCCGAATGATCACACGAAGGAGCAGGTGAAGGATCTCTACATGCTCGCGTACGAACTCGGTTGCAAGGGTGTGACATACTTCCGCGATGGCTCACGGAACGAAGCCGTCCTCTCCTCTGCGCCCCCCGCGAAGAAGGAGGAGCCCGCCGCAATCGAGGCACCCAAGCCGATGGCCATCCTCGAGCCGCGCCCGCGTCCGGAAGTCATGCACGGCATGACGTACAAAGTACCCACGGCGTACGGCAAACTCTTCATCACGATCAACAGCGACGATGATGGCAAGCCCTTCGAGGTGTTCGCGACGATCGGGAAGTCCGGCGGATTTTTTGCCGAGGAGACCGAGGGCATCTGCCGTCTCGCCTCGCTCGCGCTCCGCTCCGGCATTCCCGCGCAAACCGTCATCGTGCAGCTCAAGGGCATCCGCGGCCCCATGCCGAGCTTCGGAAAGAATGGCATGATCCTCTCCATCCCCGATGCCATCGCGCAGATCCTCGACGAGCACATTCGTGCACCCCAAGAGAAGCTCTCCCTCCAGTTTGATGACGCTGCGTCCGCCTCAGGAGCGAGCACTGCGCCAAAGGAGCACGATGACCGCAACGCATTCATCCTGGAGACAATGACCTCCACCGTCACCGTCGGCGGACAGGGGAGTATCACACCCGCAGCAACCCCATCTCCCGCAAAGCGCTCCCTCGCCGACCACGGCTGGGCCCCCGAGTGCCCCACCTGCGGCTCCGTCCTCCAGTTCCAAGAGGGTTGCATGAGCTGCCTCGGCTGCGGGTATAGCAAATGCACATAG